TCGTGCAGACATGCAGGTAAGGGATGGCGCTGGGGGTAGGGGGGGGTTgtagggttccttccaacccaactgcCCTATGGTTGTGTGGTTTGTTCTTagaagctgcaggaggaggttATCCCgtgcagcacagaggagctggagctgctctttgATGGGATGGATGCTGCTGGCTCCGGGCAGCTGAGAACTGAGGAGTTCACTGCTGGGCTCCGTAAGTGCCGGCACGGTGACTCCACGCACACAGTGCTTCCCAATGGGAACGCTCAGTGTTCTGGGTGGCACCCAGCAGCCCGAAAGCAGCTGCGGCTGTGAGCCCATGGATCACTGGGGTGGGAAGCGCTGGGATCCGGGTGCTGagggctgtgtttctgcagggCAGTTCCTGAGTTCCCAAAAAGTCAGCAAGGAGCATCGGCGGCGGAAAACAGCGTCACGGAGGAGCTGCTTGGTCCTCGCCAGCCCCACGTGGGAGGGGACGGACAGCGAGGAGAAGAAACACTTTGCAGCCTTCATGGAGCAGCTGGGAGTGGACGACAGATGGGAAGAGTGAGCAGCTGGCTGAGCACCCCCGGGTGTCCCCCAGGATGGGACAGGGCAGAGCTTCCCCCGCTTTGGTGCCCATGTGGGCAGCTGCCTTTGTCCCAGGGGCAGGAGCACGGCCACCCCCAGGACCACACATCCCCAGTGATAGGGACCCCCCAAACGATCCATATTTTcttgctgccctgctcctctCTCCTGGCAGGCAGGAGATCTGGCAGCTCTGGGCCAAGCTGCGGAAGGATGAGCCCCAACTCCTGGGCAACTTGGAGGACTTCCTGGCCAAGATGAGGCACCGCATCCAAGAAGCCCGGAGCAAGAAGGAGGCCTTGGAGGAGGCCCTCAACAAGTGAGTCCCTGCCGGGGTGGTGCGCCCACCTCCACCACAGCCCGGGCAGAGGATTCACACTGTGCCCGTGTTTGGGGTTGGGCTCCCTGTGCAGTCACACAACCCATGGCCAAAGTGACGGATAAATCCCCGCTGGGGGAAGGAACCTCTGGGCTGTCTGTGGGTCTGGTGGGCAACGCAGGGTCCCCAGACCCACATCCACGTGGCACAGTCTGACCTTCCcagccttcccccccccccccaggcgcgTGGCTGAGCACAACCAGgaggtgcagcagctctgcgAGGCCCTGGAGCAGCAGATCCAAGAGGAGCGGCAGCGAatggagcaggaggtgggggaACCAtccacccctcccctcccccccccaaggCACCCAGCACCCCAAACCCAGCCGGGTGCTGATGTCCCCATTGccaccacagagcacagcccggAGCCGCCTGCACTGCGCGGTGCTGCAGCGAGCGTTGGATGCCAGAGACAGGGAGGTGCAGCGCTTGGTTGCAGCACAGGAGGAGGTGAGCTGACCCCAAATGCTGACCCCAAATGCTGGTGGTGCAGTTCTTTACGTTGCGTTCCCGGCTTTGGCCTGGTGTTGTACACCTGAACCTGGATGCTCTCTGCAGTTCATCAAGTAGCACCTCCATCGCTCGCTCTCTGCCTCCGTCCCAATGGTCCTTCCTTCCCTGGGTGCACATAAACTGAGTTTCCCACCCAATGCCCTGGGGAAAATCCTTCCCCAGCCCTAGAGTGGGAGGTGACCCCGCTACctccctgcagctggaagcACAGTGCCACAGTCTGAGCAGCACACAGCGAGCTGCCAGCGCTGAGAACCGACAGCTGGAGGAGAACAACCGGGCactggaggagcagctgcagcacatccatgcacagctgcagcagaccCACGAGTGCCTGCGGGCTGCCAGGGCTCAGCAGAGGGCAGAGGAACCGCGGTGAGTGGCTTCTGCTCACACCTGGCTCCCTTCTGGGAGTTGCAGCAGATGGGGAGCGAGCTGGATGGGCCTCAGCCATCGTTTTGCTTTGGGATGGTGTGAAAGGTGTGGGGATGTGGTATGATTTGGTACATAAAGTATTGGGAAGTCAGGATGGTCAGCACTGTGCTGATAGGGCCCTCCCAGCACTGGTGCAAAGGTCGTGGGTGGGCTTTGCAGAGCCCACCACTGCTTCCAGGGCTGCAGAGGACCCcggggaggggatggaggaggTGAAGGGATGCAGTTTGCATTGTGACCCCGTGCTCTGTGCTTACAGGGATGGAgtggaggcagagctgcccGGTGAGACGCCGCCATCCCTGCAGGTACTGCAGGTGTGCACAGTGGGGATGTTGGGATGtcatgcagagcagcactgtgctgcatggGTGCTTGGGAAGGGTTGTTGCATACAGGGCTGCTACCCCCACATCTTGGGTGGGAATATCTGGAAACTGAAGCAGGAGAGCTGAGCATCTTTTCGAATGGATACGCACTGCcaaggtttttctttcctcttttcctcccattGCCACAGAtgagcccagagcagcaccGCTCCGAGATGGGCGTCAGGTTGGGCTACCATGGCAGCGAGCCCAAGCGCAGGAGCACCCACCACGTGTAAGTCCTGGGCCCCAGGAGCTGCACCCACATCCTCCACCCTCCCCAGGCCAAAAATTCCTTCCTCTTCAGTGCTCTGACTCACTGCTGTGCTCACCccattttctgctctttccaggGTTTGGGAGAAGCCAGCAGCAGACACAAACACGTCACGACTGCTCTCTGTAGAAGAGGATCCCTTCCCCGAATTTCTGAAAGAGGAACAGTTTTCTGGCCAAGGCTCTTTGCTAAGAGAGATGAGTGATGCAATAGCAGCTCTGAGCACGCAGAAGCTGCAAGCACCGGGAGATGCTGCTCACTGCCCACATGATGATGCTGAGCCTCAAACAGGACCACCTGGCTCGGCCCCACGAGAGACCCACATCAGTCACGAGGGGTTGGAAGAAGACCTGAGAGAGGGAcgagctgcagctgagcttcgTGCTGGGGACGGGACACAGGCTGGTGCGTCTGCAGGAGCTCAGGAGGAGGGGGCAGCCCAGGGAGACAGCGTGGagggagcagggcagagcctgGAGCAGATGGAAAGGGTGTTGTCTGTGCAGGGAAGGggtgctggtggggagcagcaggtgCTAAAAGAGGCTGAGAGCCCACAAGAGGCACTGGGAGACAGCACAGAGATGGGCGAGCAGGCACgggtgggggtggagggagaAGGATGGGTGCAGGGAAAGATGAAGTGGGAAAAGGTGCAGCTcccaggagaaggagaaaatatgGAGGCAGTCCTCAAAGCTCAGAAGGTGGAGCTCCCAGTGGGCGGCAGTGCCGCCGATGTGCTTTGGGTGCAGGGAGAGCAACTGGAATTGGAGGTACCACGATGGGTTGAGGTGCAAACGGCAGCGGTGCAGGGGGTGACAGAAGCTCCTAACCCTGAAAAAGTGGATGGAGAGGGTAGTGGTACGgtggggcactgctggggagagatggaagggactgagctgcagcccctgaGTGTGGATGGAGATCTGGGTACAGAGCAGGCAGAGAACATCAGGCCAGATGTGCAATTGGTGGAGGAGGCTGATagagcagagccagagctggaggagggagctggggctgctgcagtgcttggtgAGGGGCTTTCCCCAGCAGAAATCCCTGCAGGGAGTCCAGCTGGTGGGCTGGTCCTGGTCAGTGCTCAGGGACTGGAAATGGAGGAGGCAGAGGGCTCTCCAGCAGAGTCACTGCTGCATGGGATTCCCAGCCCAGAAGCCCTGAGGGATGGATTGGATGACACAGCCATACACCTCAGGGAGGATGCTGAGAATGGGGGACAAGAACCAGCTGAGCCTGGGCTGCTCAATCAGCCTCTGtgtgagctgcagggagaagaagccaggcaggcagaggggactgctgcagagctgtcactCCAGGATAAGGCTGTaagcctggagctgctggaggccCTGAGTGGTGATACCCATGTGCAGCTAATTGCAGAGCTGGGGGAGATGGAAGAGAGCCTGGAGGCAGCGCTGCAGCCCCTGAGTGTGGCTGGAGATCTGGGTACAGAGCAGGCAGAGAACATCGGTCCAGATATGCAACTGGTGGAGGAAGCTGATagagcagagccagagctggaggagggagctggggctgctgcagtgcttggtgAGGGGCTTTCCCCAGCAGAAATTGCTGCAGGGAGTCCAGCTGGTGGGCTGGTCCTGGTCAGTGCTCAGGGACTGGAAACGGAGGAGGCAGAGGGCTCTCCCACAAAGACCCTGCTGCATGGGATTCCCAGCCCAGAAGCCCTGAGGGATGGATTGGATGACACAGCCATACACCTCAGTGAGGATGCTGAGGATGGGGGACAAGAACCAGCTGAGC
Above is a window of Gallus gallus isolate bGalGal1 chromosome 26, bGalGal1.mat.broiler.GRCg7b, whole genome shotgun sequence DNA encoding:
- the RAB44 gene encoding ras-related protein Rab-44 isoform X4, with product MAEQRVGSRGRRMGSSRRRQLRRDAGEEPPWAAAVMQRVQEVVQEQRGDTEGFVTRADMQKLQEEVIPCSTEELELLFDGMDAAGSGQLRTEEFTAGLRQFLSSQKVSKEHRRRKTASRRSCLVLASPTWEGTDSEEKKHFAAFMEQLGVDDRWEEQEIWQLWAKLRKDEPQLLGNLEDFLAKMRHRIQEARSKKEALEEALNKRVAEHNQEVQQLCEALEQQIQEERQRMEQESTARSRLHCAVLQRALDARDREVQRLVAAQEELEAQCHSLSSTQRAASAENRQLEENNRALEEQLQHIHAQLQQTHECLRAARAQQRAEEPRDGVEAELPGETPPSLQVLQMSPEQHRSEMGVRLGYHGSEPKRRSTHHVVWEKPAADTNTSRLLSVEEDPFPEFLKEEQFSGQGSLLREMSDAIAALSTQKLQAPGDAAHCPHDDAEPQTGPPGSAPRETHISHEGLEEDLREGRAAAELRAGDGTQADVQLVGGSGQAAQRQLQEQVSAQADKGRLHAAPQQPQKPPGVMEAEQAAAGPAETPKQEVPPASALHTGIQQGGDAAEDLSGMALGDSPLVEAVSSMVELSGGQREELNVEKKQEMEQKMSLGGKPSPGEPEAVTVNGAEAAPKDSVEPDHLYNVLFVGDSNVGKTSFLYRLHADTFNPHLAATVGLDYQVKNLMVDNRHFALRMWDSAGQERYHSVTKQFFRKADGVVLMYDITSQYSFADVRYWLSCIQEGAEDGITVLLLGNKTDCAAERQVPTQEGERLAQEHQLLFYECSAASGHNVIESIVSLVRALKVCEDQLRNKAEEVPKVPQKKKGCCW